Proteins from a genomic interval of Oreochromis aureus strain Israel breed Guangdong linkage group 6, ZZ_aureus, whole genome shotgun sequence:
- the lcorl gene encoding serine/arginine repetitive matrix protein 2 isoform X1 produces the protein MTTLQCRCMAEKKLFRRELDSWRYTLIHCVGFESILEGIYGPLPRDLNLFHDCEPEEVDDWSPESNCSQCSFCNVLLDKSSDQAPAATSPLSSPSDYSPCQAPAISESTQSAHKFLQAVFHKKDVHLSSDSNIPQIAQELMKKMITTFAKEYASKCLLHTNTNGVTRTSSPLSDASEASDAPLDLTVNRTQEESAIEDGVLDLSNRNSACSATSSSSENHRGSGALVPSFEEDLAGQQQRGTKLGQCSTFGDVLSSLCPAHRSLIYQILKYACHEKETLRNERDTVLCSKKLHCTSCQSLVAASPAWCHSPCTPSSNLCSSSSICCEKHSFHSCPSCSNHNCHIQIKKTTEGEVGDGDPPCPVLKREQSPSPPPLSPIPSDVGKKCDENPPSLLHQEEDVDLMVQSFVTASYEASDVNTTTEDAESKNAERSQADKNPSGTSLQDVMDRFSEKLETITPLDKDPTLVSTAIYVSEKEQPLSPSTSHNLPFRAEAHVTEIITTVLRTSSPSDYSLSELFSRQDKESKSPVTRSRHRQNVEKPKCTPELRNNNDQQSSMDNSVQKQVNTVATSSAKQCVGSCKEGGEGCSSTNDKSHKGSPSSETTEVERSGKGKACRIKGRVCHLHNISEGARRSRRNIVPPPRFSSYVTEPRRMFFVACFSEPIFNQKAQKDKASSSTNHMLSKDPDAEDTNVESRNDILLSSCANTGKLAFQSPEKGHELSHMEVKGQSQVTPQIVTAKDQSPKKHRSGKENNGSDSVVPLLGRLRSASSKRVQDSSNVDVPINSDTCVESLKNSQVQYTSPIKLMFVSPVKDKEGVKYSLKSAGSGSGSQTEHFDPCEESSWSGTLQKHTSQSKKPAISQVKSVVSPLKSSASRTRSSCSPTKSSSSPAKSGSSTRKSASSPAKSGSSTPKSPSSPAKSVSSRRRSGSSTPKCALSPAKSGSSTPKSLYSPYKSDSSVSKSPSSPSKSASLTRRSANSPPKSGSSTPKCALSPAKSGSSTPKYGSSPRKSASLPRSPSLSPKDASRGSGEGTPTKRVAGADSQGLSGNSTSFHETTPPKRRPGRPKKLGPQLEQKAKRPIGRPRKQKTLDSETGVKTVNGKCQLAPNIEENTTKNLKITVVYGRSRRNKRLVSESFDQLQTEFNDPWRAVSLLHNSKTSSGSIKTASEELDFVRPAKRPAPQSGSNIKCQKHDDSVRSRKPGRPAKVKISGISVTVTTVSPRQRKIQINKENRQSPEMLAPRKVLLQDFISAKEPRTISHQLMSKRGQKEEGKETEDGSKDELPNQPVVRHSKRVRKPSIHFLHAVATSTSYSRSNALVRRSKQLLLNKANSERRQDEQQSSFETSGEKRKSCAPQKKGVSLDVSRLAGVSVDSVFTSKETLRWWAASAEEKTMNQEFARRIQVISDTWVSDAVDNQEKELALDSKLGTKDSSLFARNSKHSSVVRTLFDCSPNKPRSCSMQQICSWFMETTETQSLAIVKKASSRNRYELMHFPRSANAKSVCHSPQAERLRKHIKKFAKMVPKSPLQHQKAQRRLRKRNKAALSTHRRQLFTLSTASKRTRQVQSLKGKAFSIYQATLVRARTRFLTRKERDRWQNGARDRRNIKAVSRCTNERIVTRLQSKRKALCTSANDRHSVRLENSSAAFSVSQTRELVDIHKEENLCSKAWGPETLKECRVFIRKINSPDSESAEEESDSCTVTLEGSPSAYLFAEQNRQLVKAVKTERKRSINRRTTSRELADSAPKSVQEQEVKPAGRQKRKFKSPGVVSTEPPQTPPAKILRQSRMKGLTGPRWCDFVLES, from the exons ATGACGACGCTGCAGTGTAGATGCATGGCAGAAAAGAAGTTGTTTCGGCGGGAACTTGATTCTTGGCGTTATACATTGATTCACTGCGTCG GGTTTGAAAGCATTCTAGAGGGAATTTATGGCCCGCTGCCGAGAGACCTCAATTTATTTCATG ACTGTGAACCGGAAGAGGTAGATGACTGGTCACCAGAATCAAACTGCTCTCAGTGCTCTTTCTGCAACGTGCTACTGGACAAATCTAGT GATCAAGCACCTGCAGCCACGTCGCCCCTCTCCTCCCCCTCTGATTACTCACCTTGTCAGGCCCCAGCCATCTCTGAGAGCACCCAATCAGCACACAAGTTCCTCCAAGCTGTGTTCCACAAGAAAG ATGTGCACCTGAGCAGTGATTCCAACATACCTCAGATTGCTCAGGAgctgatgaagaagatgataacCACATTTGCTAAGGAGTATGCATCCAAGTGCCTACTCCACACCAATACAAATGGTGTCACAAGGACCTCATCACCCTTGTCCGACGCGTCCGAAGCATCCGACGCCCCTCTGGACCTCACAGTGAACCGAACTCAGGAGGAGAGCGCGATCGAAG ATGGTGTGCTGGACCTCTCCAACCGGAACTCTGCCTGCTCAGCAACTTCGTCATCATCAGAGAATCACAGGGGATCAGG CGCCCTGGTGCCATCTTTCGAAGAAGACCTGGCAGGTCAGCAACAGCGAGGGACTAAGTTAGGTCAATGTTCCACATTTGGTGATGTTCTGAGTTCTCTCTGCCCAGCTCACCGATCCTTAATCTACCAAATCCTCAAGTATGCTTGCCATGAAAAAGAGACGCTCAGGAACGAAAGGGACACTGTTTTATGTTCCAAGAAGCTGCATTGCACTTCGTGCCAGAGTCTTGTTGCAGCCTCTCCTGCATGGTGCCATTCGCCTTGCACACCCTCCTCTAATTTATGCTCGTCCTCTTCCATATGTTGTGAGAAACACAGCTTCCACTCTTGCCCCAGTTGTTCCAACCACAACTGTCATATCCAAAtcaagaaaacaacagaaggaGAGGTAGGCGATGGAGACCCTCCTTGTCCTGTCCTGAAGAGAGAGCAGAGTCCCTCTCCTCCCCCTCTTTCCCCAATCCCGTCAGATGTCGGTAAGAAATGTGATGAAAACCCACCCTCTCTGCTTCACCAAGAGGAGGATGTTGATCTCATGGTACAGAGTTTTGTAACTGCAAGCTACGAAGCCTCAGATGTCAATACAACTACAGAAGATGCTGAAAGTAAGAATGCTGAAAGAAGTCAGGCTGATAAGAATCCAAGTGGGACTTCACTGCAGGATGTTATGGATCGTTTTAGTGAGAAACTGGAGACAATAACACCTCTAGACAAGGACCCTACTCTGGTTTCCACGGCTATCTATGTTTCTGAAAAGGAGCAGCCGTTATCTCCCTCAACCAGCCACAACCTGCCTTTTCGTGCTGAAGCCCATGTCACTGAGATCATCACCACAGTGCTTCGCACAAGCAGTCCCAGTGATTACAGCTTGAGTGAGCTGTTTAGTCGCCAAGACAAAGAATCCAAGTCACCCGTTACTAGATCTCGTCATCGCCAGAACGTTGAAAAACCTAAATGCACCCCTGAGCTACGGAACAACAATGACCAACAAAGTTCAATGGACAACAGTGTACAAAAACAGGTGAATACAGTGGCTACAAGCTCAGCTAAACAGTGTGTTGGGTCCTGCAAAGAAGGTGGTGAGGGTTGCAGTTCTACAAATGACAAAAGCCACAAGGGATCCCCATCAAGTGAAACCACTGAGGTTGAAAGATCAGGTAAAGGGAAAGCTTGTCGTATTAAAGGGAgagtgtgtcatctgcataacaTTTCTGAGGGTGCAAGAAGATCAAGGAGAAATATAGTCCCTCCACCGCGGTTCTCCTCCTATGTCACAGAGCCCAGACGTATGTTCTTTGTTGCGTGTTTCTCTGAACCTATCTTCAATCAGAAAGCACAAAAGGACAAGGCTTCATCTAGCACCAATCATATGTTATCCAAAGATCCAGATGCTGAGGATACCAACGTAGAATCCAGAAATGACATTTTATTGTCTTCATGTGCGAACACAGGGAAGCTTGCCTTTCAGTCACCAGAAAAAGGACATGAACTATCTCACATGGAAGTGAAAGGTCAAAGCCAGGTCACTCCACAGATTGTGACTGCCAAAGACCAAAGTCCTAAAAAACATCGCTCAGGCAAAGAGAACAATGGTAGTGACAGTGTTGTCCCTCTGTTAGGAAGGTTACGATCAGCATCATCAAAAAGAGTACAGGACTCATCAAATGTGGATGTCCCTATAAATTCTGATACCTGTGTTGAGAGTCTTAAAAATTCCCAAGTCCAGTACACTAGTCCAATTAAACTTATGTTTGTATCACCAGTAAAGGATAAAGAGGGAGTTAAATACAGTCTCAAATCAGCAGGCTCTGGTTCTGGCTCACAAACAGAACATTTTGATCCCTGTGAAGAGTCTTCATGGTCAGGGACACTTCAGAAGCACACAAGCCAGAGCAAAAAGCCTGCAATATCACAAGTAAAATCAGTTGTCTCACCACTAAAATCTTCTGCCTCACGCACAAGGTCTTCTTGTTCCCCAACCAAGTCATCTTCTTCACCAGCCAAATCTGGTTCCTCAACACGCAagtctgcttcttcacctgccaaatctggttcctcaacacccaAGTCTCCTTCATCACCAGCCAAGTCTGTTTCCTCAAGACGCAGGTCTGGTTCTTCAACACCCAAGTGTGCTTTGTCACCTGCCAAatctggttcctcaacacccaAGTCTCTTTATTCACCATACAAGTCTGATTCTTCAGTATCGAAGTCTCCTTCCTCACCAAGCAAATCTGCTTCCTTAACACGCAGGTCTGCTAATTCACCACCCAAGTCGGGTTCCTCAACACCCAAGTGTGCTTTGTCACCCGCCAAATCCGGTTCCTCAACACCCAAGTACGGTTCTTCACCACGCAAGTCTGCTTCTTTGCCCAGGTCACCTTCCTTATCACCTAAAGATGCTTCCAGAGGATCAGGTGAAGGTACTCCAACTAAGCGTGTAGCTGGAGCTGACAGCCAGGGATTATCAGGTAACTCGACTTCTTTTCATGAAACCACTCCACCAAAAAGGCGTCCTGGGCGTCCGAAGAAACTGGGACCACAGCTggagcaaaaagcaaaaaggcCAATTGGCCGACCCCGTAAGCAGAAGACTTTGGATTCCGAAACGGGGGTAAAAacggtaaatggtaaatgtcaGTTGGCACCTAATATTGAGGAGAATACAACTAAAAACCTCAAGATAACAGTCGTGTATGGCCGTTCGAGGAGAAACAAACGATTGGTGTCGGAGAGCTTTGACCAGCTGCAGACAGAATTTAATGACCCTTGGCGAGCCGTAAGTCTATTGCACAACTCTAAGACCAGCTCAGGTAGTATTAAAACAGCCTCAGAGGAGTTGGATTTTGTCAGACCAGCGAAAAGGCCTGCTCCTCAATCTGGCAGTAACATCAAATGTCAAAAGCACGATGATTCTGTTCGCTCAAGGAAACCAGGTAGACCTGCAAAAGTTAAAATCTCTGGAATCTCAGTCACAGTGACCACAGTGTCACCTCGTCAACGTAAAATTCAAATCAATAAAGAGAATAGGCAGTCTCCTGAAATGCTGGCTCCTAGGAAAGTACTTCTACAAGACTTCATATCTGCCAAAGAGCCCAGGACAATCAGTCATCAGTTAATGAGCAAAAGGGGTCAAAAAGAAGAAGGGAAAGAAACAGAGGATGGTAGTAAAGATGAACTGCCCAATCAGCCTGTAGTACGACACTCCAAGAGAGTGAGAAAGCCATCAATCCACTTTTTGCATGCTGTTGCCACCTCTACATCATACAGCCGCAGCAATGCGCTGGTACGACGCTCTAAACAACTTCTTTTAAACAAGGCAAACAGTGAAAGGAGACAGGATGAGCAGCAAAGTAGTTTCGAAACTTCAGGTGAGAAGAGAAAGTCATGTGCACCACAGAAGAAGGGCGTTTCTCTAGATGTAAGCAGATTGGCAGGGGTATCTGTTGATTCGGTCTTTACGTCTAAAGAGACGTTAAGGTGGTGGGCAGCATCAGCTGAGGAAAAGACGATGAACCAGGAGTTCGCCAGACGAATACAAGTCATCTCTGACACTTGGGTCTCAGACGCTGTGGACAACCAAGAAAAAGAATTGGCCCTCGATTCTAAACTAGGCACTAAAGACAGCAGTTTATTCGCCAGGAATTCGAAGCATTCCTCTGTGGTCCGAACACTGTTTGACTGTTCGCCCAACAAACCTAGGTCCTGTAGCATGCAGCAGATCTGCTCCTGGTTTATGGAGACCACTGAGACACAATCTTTGGCCATTGTCAAGAAGGCAAGCTCCCGTAATCGTTACGAACTTATGCACTTCCCTCGTTCTGCTAATGCAAAAAGTGTTTGCCACAGTCCTCAGGCAGAGCGACTCCGCAAACACATCAAGAAGTTTGCCAAAATGGTGCCAAAAAGCCCTTTACAGCATCAGAAGGCTCAGAGACGGCtgagaaagagaaacaaagcaGCTCTGTCAACACACAGACgacaactttttactttaaGCACTGCAAGCAAGCGCACTCGCCAAGTCCAGTCGTTGAAAGGCAAAGCATTTAGCATATATCAAGCCACTCTGGTTAGAGCCAGGACACGTTTTCTAACCCGGAAAGAAAGGGATAGGTGGCAAAATGGGGCTAGGGACAGGAGAAACATAAAAGCAGTATCACGTTGTACAAATGAACGTATAGTAACTAGACTACAATCTAAACGTAAAGCATTATGCACATCCGCAAACGATCGGCACTCTGTTCGTTTGGAAAACAGTTCTGCCGCCTTTTCGGTTAGCCAAACTCGGGAACTCGTGGATATACACAAAGAGGAGAACCTCTGCTCCAAAGCCTGGGGTCCTGAAACGCTGAAAGAATGCCGGGTGTTTATAAGGAAGATCAACTCTCCAGATAGCGAATCGGCTGAGGAAGAGTCGGACTCTTGTACTGTGACACTGGAAGGGTCACCTTCTGCATACCTCTTTGCAGAACAGAACAGGCAACTGGttaaagctgtgaaaactgaaagaaaaaggagCATTAATAGGAGGACTACCTCGAGAGAGTTGGCAGATTCTGCACCAAAATCAGTCCAGGAGCAGGAAGTAAAGCCAGCAGGGAggcagaaaagaaaatttaaaagtcCCGGGGTTGTGTCTACTGAACCACCACAAACACCACCAGCGAAAATCTTGAGACAATCGCGAATGAAGGGCCTGACCGGGCCGAGATGGTGTGACTTTGTCCTTG AAAGCTAA
- the lcorl gene encoding ligand-dependent nuclear receptor corepressor-like protein isoform X2, whose protein sequence is MTTLQCRCMAEKKLFRRELDSWRYTLIHCVGFESILEGIYGPLPRDLNLFHDCEPEEVDDWSPESNCSQCSFCNVLLDKSSDQAPAATSPLSSPSDYSPCQAPAISESTQSAHKFLQAVFHKKDVHLSSDSNIPQIAQELMKKMITTFAKEYASKCLLHTNTNGVTRTSSPLSDASEASDAPLDLTVNRTQEESAIEDGVLDLSNRNSACSATSSSSENHRGSGRQCRQNEYTERSWELSEGLLSKALKDIRSGRLQEQRAALLYGIPLQTLRQGLDGWAEGRLGVLHQLTPGSRDIRDEVTSYNVMSTMLGGEARLVLQKVAAWAERAEIGGAVEEHGDFSFPSSVLAFYQPGSLQKTLPHCFPQLRDALQPPPSPTPSLEPPTPLRIPQVRCASDHKRSVSAENCSIVENLYQRTSSSEGTASSSTAAARPSSLLKLRPPFLAQGCPGSAGQSPHRLGPRGSSLDESEDGAGCRDKDKQPRKKRGRYRQYDHELMEEAITMVMAGRMSVSKAQGVYGVPHSTLEYKVKERTGTLKNPPKKKSANFCLSSSHSSGSGSTTSSANSGSLASAADAKRV, encoded by the exons ATGACGACGCTGCAGTGTAGATGCATGGCAGAAAAGAAGTTGTTTCGGCGGGAACTTGATTCTTGGCGTTATACATTGATTCACTGCGTCG GGTTTGAAAGCATTCTAGAGGGAATTTATGGCCCGCTGCCGAGAGACCTCAATTTATTTCATG ACTGTGAACCGGAAGAGGTAGATGACTGGTCACCAGAATCAAACTGCTCTCAGTGCTCTTTCTGCAACGTGCTACTGGACAAATCTAGT GATCAAGCACCTGCAGCCACGTCGCCCCTCTCCTCCCCCTCTGATTACTCACCTTGTCAGGCCCCAGCCATCTCTGAGAGCACCCAATCAGCACACAAGTTCCTCCAAGCTGTGTTCCACAAGAAAG ATGTGCACCTGAGCAGTGATTCCAACATACCTCAGATTGCTCAGGAgctgatgaagaagatgataacCACATTTGCTAAGGAGTATGCATCCAAGTGCCTACTCCACACCAATACAAATGGTGTCACAAGGACCTCATCACCCTTGTCCGACGCGTCCGAAGCATCCGACGCCCCTCTGGACCTCACAGTGAACCGAACTCAGGAGGAGAGCGCGATCGAAG ATGGTGTGCTGGACCTCTCCAACCGGAACTCTGCCTGCTCAGCAACTTCGTCATCATCAGAGAATCACAGGGGATCAGG GAGGCAGTGCAGGCAGAACGAATACACTGAGAGGAGCTGGGAGCTGTCTGAGGGGTTGCTGTCCAAGGCCTTGAAGGATATACGATCAGGGAGGCTGCAGGAGCAGCGGGCCGCGTTGCTTTATGGAATACCCCTTCAAACCCTGAGGCAGGGTCTGGATGGCTGGGCTGAAGGGAGGCTGGGAGTGCTGCATCAGCTTACACCTGGAAGCAGAGATATCAGGGATGAAGTGACATCATACAATGTGATGTCAACAATGTTGGGTGGCGAAGCCCGCCTTGTTTTGCAGAAAGTGGCAGCATGGGCAGAGCGGGCAGAAATTGGAGGTGCTGTCGAGGAGCATGGAGACTTTAGTTTCCCTTCATCTGTTCTTGCCTTTTATCAGCCGGGTAGTTTACAGAAGACCCTCCCTCACTGTTTTCCCCAGCTCAGGGATGCTCTCCAGCCCCCTCCAAGCCCCACCCCCAGTCTGGAGCCACCCACACCCCTGCGTATTCCTCAGGTTCGTTGTGCGTCTGACCACAAAAGGTCAGTGTCGGCTGAGAATTGCAGCATAGTTGAAAACCTATATCAACGTACCTCATCAAGCGAAGGTACTGCCAGTTCATCAACAGCAGCTGCCAGACCTTCATCTCTCCTCAAACTCAGACCTCCATTCTTGGCACAAGGATGTCCAGGCAGTGCCGGCCAGTCACCTCATCGCCTGGGACCACGTGGATCCTCACTGGATGAGTCAGAAGATGGGGCAGGTTGCCGGGATAAAGACAAGCAACCTAGAAAGAAGCGTGGGAGGTACCGCCAGTATGACCACGAACTGATGGAGGAGGCCATCACCATGGTGATGGCTGGTCGCATGAGTGTGTCCAAAGCCCAGGGGGTTTATGGGGTTCCCCATAGCACACTAGAATACAAAGTGAAAGAGCGTACTGGAACACTGAAGAACCCACCTAAGAAGAAATCTGCCAACTTCTGTTTGTCCAGTTCTCACTCGTCTGGTTCTGGTAGCACAACCAGTTCCGCTAACTCAGGGAGTCTTGCCTCAGCTGCTGATGCAAAGAGGGTCTAG